In Streptomyces chartreusis, the following proteins share a genomic window:
- the ligA gene encoding NAD-dependent DNA ligase LigA codes for MAGDKQAETTVPTEAREQHAKLAEQIEEHRFRYYVKDAPVVSDAEFDDLLRILEALEDDYPELRTPDSPTQKVSVEFETDLAEVEHRERMLSLDNVFDDAGLAAWAERVHKDVGTPGYHFLCELKVDGLAVNLTYENGRLTRAATRGTGRIGEDITPNVMTIAEIPHRLAGDHVPGLVEIRGEVYFPMEAFEALNARRVAAGEKPYANPRNSASGSLRQKDPKVTATLPLHMVVHGIGALEGFEGLSRLSGAYDLLKSWGLPTSRHNRVVDDLDGVREFIAYYGENRHSVEHEIDGVVVKLDEIPLQGRLGSTSRAPRWAIAYKYAPEEVNTKLVNIRVGVGRTGRVTPYAQVEPVTVAGSEVEFATLHNQDVVKAKGVLIGDTVVLRKAGDVIPEILGPVVDLRDGSEREFVMPSECPECGTALRPMKEGDVDLRCPNARSCPAQLRERLFYLAGRKALDIEHFGYVAAAALTKPLEPSEPPLMDEGDLFDLSAEQLLPIRAYVLDQDSGLPKRDPKTGEEKIATVFANQQGELKKNAVSMLEFIAAAKERPLARVLTGLSIRHVGPVAAEALAREFRSIDRIEQASEEELANTDGVGSIIAASLKEWFAEEWHQEILRKWRAAGVRMEEEGSGEDEGPRPLEGLTVVVTGTLEHFTRDGAKEALQSRGAKVTGSVSKKTSFVVVGDNPGSKYDKAMQLKVPVLNEDGFNVLLEQGPEAAAEVALPAEE; via the coding sequence GTGGCCGGCGACAAGCAAGCGGAGACGACGGTGCCCACCGAGGCACGGGAGCAGCACGCGAAGCTCGCTGAGCAGATCGAGGAGCACCGCTTCCGGTACTACGTGAAGGACGCCCCGGTCGTCAGCGACGCGGAGTTCGACGACCTGCTGCGCATCCTCGAAGCGCTGGAGGACGACTACCCGGAGCTGCGCACCCCGGACTCGCCGACCCAGAAGGTGTCCGTCGAGTTCGAGACAGATCTGGCCGAGGTCGAGCACCGCGAGCGCATGCTCTCCCTCGACAACGTCTTCGACGACGCCGGGCTCGCCGCCTGGGCCGAGCGCGTCCACAAGGACGTCGGCACCCCCGGGTACCACTTCCTGTGCGAGCTCAAGGTCGACGGCCTCGCGGTGAACCTGACGTACGAGAACGGCAGGCTGACCCGCGCGGCCACCCGCGGCACGGGCCGGATCGGCGAGGACATCACGCCCAACGTGATGACGATCGCGGAGATCCCGCACCGGCTGGCCGGCGACCACGTCCCGGGGCTCGTCGAGATCCGCGGCGAGGTCTACTTCCCGATGGAGGCGTTCGAGGCGCTCAACGCCCGCCGGGTCGCGGCCGGCGAGAAGCCGTACGCCAACCCGCGCAACTCCGCCTCGGGTTCACTGCGCCAGAAGGACCCGAAGGTCACCGCGACCCTTCCGCTGCACATGGTCGTCCACGGCATCGGCGCCCTTGAGGGCTTCGAGGGCCTGTCCCGGCTGTCCGGGGCCTACGACCTGCTCAAGTCCTGGGGCCTGCCCACCTCCCGGCACAACAGAGTCGTCGACGACCTCGACGGCGTCCGCGAGTTCATCGCGTACTACGGCGAGAACCGCCACTCCGTGGAGCACGAGATCGACGGCGTGGTCGTCAAGCTCGACGAGATCCCGCTCCAGGGCCGCCTCGGCTCCACCTCGCGCGCCCCGCGCTGGGCCATCGCGTACAAGTACGCGCCGGAGGAGGTCAACACCAAGCTCGTCAACATCCGTGTGGGTGTCGGCCGCACCGGCCGCGTCACGCCGTACGCCCAGGTCGAGCCCGTCACGGTCGCGGGCTCGGAGGTCGAGTTCGCCACCCTGCACAACCAGGACGTGGTCAAGGCCAAGGGCGTTCTCATCGGGGACACGGTGGTGCTGCGCAAGGCCGGTGACGTCATCCCGGAGATCCTCGGACCGGTCGTCGACCTGCGCGACGGCAGCGAGCGCGAGTTCGTGATGCCGTCCGAGTGCCCGGAGTGCGGTACGGCGCTCAGGCCCATGAAGGAGGGCGACGTCGACCTGCGCTGCCCGAACGCCCGCTCCTGCCCGGCCCAGTTGCGCGAGCGGCTGTTCTACCTCGCGGGCCGCAAGGCGCTGGACATCGAGCACTTCGGCTATGTAGCCGCCGCCGCGCTCACCAAGCCGCTGGAGCCGTCCGAGCCGCCGCTGATGGACGAGGGCGACCTGTTCGACCTGAGCGCCGAGCAGTTGCTGCCCATCAGGGCGTACGTCCTCGACCAGGACAGCGGCCTGCCCAAGCGCGACCCGAAGACCGGCGAGGAGAAGATCGCCACGGTCTTCGCCAACCAGCAGGGCGAGCTCAAGAAGAACGCGGTTTCGATGCTGGAGTTCATCGCCGCCGCCAAGGAGCGCCCGCTGGCCCGCGTCCTCACCGGCCTGTCGATCCGTCACGTCGGCCCGGTCGCCGCCGAGGCGCTGGCCCGCGAGTTCCGCTCCATCGACCGCATCGAGCAGGCGAGCGAGGAGGAGCTGGCGAACACCGACGGCGTCGGGTCGATCATCGCCGCCTCGCTCAAGGAGTGGTTCGCCGAGGAGTGGCACCAGGAAATCCTGCGCAAGTGGCGGGCGGCCGGCGTCCGCATGGAGGAGGAGGGCTCCGGTGAGGACGAGGGGCCGCGTCCGCTGGAGGGGCTCACCGTCGTCGTCACCGGCACACTGGAGCACTTCACGCGCGACGGCGCCAAGGAAGCGCTCCAGAGCCGCGGAGCGAAGGTAACCGGTTCCGTTTCGAAAAAGACATCTTTTGTGGTGGTGGGCGACAACCCCGGATCCAAGTACGACAAGGCGATGCAGCTGAAGGTGCCTGTCCTGAACGAGGACGGCTTCAATGTCCTGCTGGAACAGGGGCCGGAAGCGGCGGCCGAAGTTGCCCTCCCCGCAGAGGAGTAA
- a CDS encoding methionine synthase has protein sequence MNANPTFAPATGIGSMPGGDAREAAKTVTGSFEDFPFLAEQPARGPGADMIGRTAGMLVELYARVEPSGWRIGDRPGRDTRRARSWLGEDLDALEEFTQDYQGQLKVQAVGPWTLAAALELKNGESALGDPGACRDLAASLAEGLRQHLAEVHRRVPGAQIVLQLDEPSLTAVLRGQVRTASGYRTYRAVDRQLVEATLRDVVGVHGDGPVVVHSCAPDVPFALLRRAGVAAISFDFSLLTERDDEAIGEAVESGTRLFAGVVPGTDGPLSDPAGSVMGVRTLWRRLGLSPGLLAEAVTITPSCGLAGASPEYARKVLAHCVRAARSLADNPE, from the coding sequence GTGAACGCAAACCCCACCTTCGCCCCCGCCACCGGCATCGGTTCCATGCCGGGCGGCGACGCCCGGGAAGCCGCCAAGACCGTCACCGGGTCCTTCGAGGACTTCCCGTTCCTCGCCGAACAGCCCGCCCGCGGGCCCGGCGCCGACATGATCGGGCGGACCGCCGGGATGCTCGTCGAGCTGTACGCGCGCGTGGAGCCCAGCGGGTGGCGGATCGGGGACCGCCCGGGGCGGGACACCAGGCGTGCCCGGTCCTGGCTGGGGGAGGACCTCGACGCGCTGGAGGAGTTCACGCAGGACTACCAGGGGCAGCTCAAGGTCCAGGCCGTGGGGCCCTGGACCCTGGCCGCCGCGCTGGAGCTGAAGAACGGCGAGTCCGCGCTCGGCGACCCCGGCGCCTGCCGCGACCTCGCCGCCTCGCTCGCCGAGGGACTGCGCCAGCACCTCGCCGAGGTCCACCGCCGAGTCCCCGGCGCCCAGATCGTGCTGCAACTCGACGAGCCGTCCCTCACCGCCGTCCTGCGCGGGCAGGTGAGGACCGCCAGCGGATACCGGACATACCGCGCCGTGGACCGGCAGCTCGTGGAGGCCACGCTCCGCGACGTCGTCGGGGTTCACGGCGACGGCCCCGTCGTGGTCCACTCGTGCGCACCGGACGTCCCGTTCGCCCTGTTGCGCCGGGCGGGCGTGGCGGCGATCTCCTTCGACTTCTCCCTCCTCACCGAGCGTGACGACGAAGCGATCGGTGAGGCGGTGGAATCGGGTACCCGGCTCTTCGCCGGTGTCGTCCCGGGCACGGACGGCCCATTGTCAGACCCTGCCGGTAGCGTCATGGGTGTCAGGACGCTGTGGCGCAGGCTGGGACTGTCACCGGGGCTTCTCGCGGAGGCGGTCACCATCACGCCATCGTGCGGACTCGCGGGGGCTTCTCCCGAGTACGCGCGCAAGGTTCTCGCCCATTGCGTCCGGGCGGCGAGATCCCTCGCGGACAACCCAGAGTAA
- a CDS encoding SDR family oxidoreductase produces the protein MAGMATHVITGAGSGIGAAVARRLHARGDELVLHARDAGRAKELAAEFPGARTLVGDLADPDKLSWAFSHQSLPDRVDSLLHIAGVVDLGPVADLTPKTWRHQLNVNLIAPAELTRHFLPQLRTTRGQVIFVNSGAGLNAHADWSAYAASKHGLKALADSLRHEEHGNGVRVTTVYPGRTASPMQAKVHQQEGKEYDAAKWIDPESVATTILMALDLPRDAEVNDLTVRPGR, from the coding sequence ATGGCGGGCATGGCTACACATGTGATCACCGGAGCCGGATCCGGCATCGGCGCGGCCGTCGCCCGCCGCCTGCACGCGCGCGGGGACGAACTCGTGCTCCACGCGCGCGACGCGGGCCGCGCGAAGGAACTTGCGGCGGAGTTCCCCGGCGCCCGGACGCTGGTCGGCGACCTGGCCGACCCGGACAAGCTGTCCTGGGCCTTCTCCCACCAGTCGCTCCCCGACCGGGTGGACTCCCTGCTGCACATCGCCGGGGTCGTCGACCTCGGCCCGGTGGCGGACCTGACCCCGAAGACCTGGCGCCACCAGCTCAACGTCAATCTCATCGCCCCCGCCGAACTGACCCGGCACTTCCTCCCGCAGCTCCGCACCACCCGCGGCCAGGTGATCTTCGTGAACTCCGGCGCCGGCCTGAACGCGCACGCCGACTGGTCCGCCTACGCCGCGTCGAAGCACGGCCTGAAGGCACTCGCCGACTCGCTCCGCCATGAGGAGCACGGCAACGGCGTCCGGGTCACCACGGTCTACCCGGGCCGCACGGCCAGCCCCATGCAGGCCAAGGTCCACCAGCAGGAGGGCAAGGAGTACGACGCCGCGAAGTGGATCGACCCCGAGTCGGTGGCCACGACGATCCTGATGGCCCTGGACCTGCCGAGGGACGCCGAGGTCAACGACCTGACGGTGCGGCCGGGGCGCTGA
- a CDS encoding TIGR00730 family Rossman fold protein, translating to MRICVFLSAADLDDRYTRPAREFAKLLGKGGHTLVWGGSDVGLMKVVADGVQEAGGRLVGVSVEFLAAKVRPGVDEMVITKDLAERKRLLLEKADAVVIMVGGTGTLDEATEILELKKHGHTDKPVVLLNTAGFYDGLKEQFRRMEDEGFLPRPLTELVFFAEEPVGALAYLEAVTSAAPAADQGVE from the coding sequence ATGCGAATCTGCGTCTTCCTCTCCGCCGCCGACCTCGACGACCGTTACACGCGCCCCGCGCGCGAGTTCGCGAAACTGCTGGGCAAGGGCGGTCACACGCTCGTCTGGGGCGGTTCCGACGTCGGGCTGATGAAGGTCGTCGCGGACGGCGTGCAGGAGGCGGGCGGCCGGCTCGTCGGGGTCTCCGTGGAGTTCCTGGCCGCCAAGGTCCGCCCGGGTGTGGACGAGATGGTGATCACCAAGGACCTCGCCGAGCGCAAGCGGCTGCTGCTGGAGAAGGCCGACGCCGTGGTGATCATGGTCGGCGGCACGGGCACGCTCGACGAGGCCACCGAGATCCTGGAGCTGAAGAAGCACGGCCACACGGACAAGCCGGTGGTCCTGCTCAACACCGCCGGCTTCTACGACGGCCTGAAGGAGCAGTTCCGGCGCATGGAGGACGAGGGCTTTCTGCCCCGCCCGCTGACCGAGCTGGTGTTCTTCGCCGAGGAGCCGGTCGGGGCGCTGGCCTACCTGGAGGCTGTGACATCAGCGGCTCCCGCCGCGGACCAGGGCGTGGAGTGA
- a CDS encoding DUF427 domain-containing protein — protein sequence MADGHTITIEQGTRRVRAVHGDQVLAESDRALVLRETGCPARYYIPAEDVRLELLTPSDTHTYCPFKGTASYWSLPGATDLVWSYPDPKPDVAEIKDHLCFYEVELTAPLP from the coding sequence ATGGCTGATGGACACACGATCACGATCGAGCAGGGCACGCGACGCGTGCGGGCGGTGCACGGCGACCAGGTCCTCGCGGAGAGCGACCGCGCGCTCGTCCTGCGCGAGACGGGCTGTCCCGCCCGCTACTACATCCCCGCCGAGGACGTACGGCTGGAGCTGCTGACCCCCTCCGACACCCACACCTACTGCCCCTTCAAGGGAACGGCGTCCTACTGGTCGCTGCCGGGCGCCACGGACCTCGTCTGGTCCTACCCCGACCCGAAGCCGGACGTGGCGGAGATCAAGGACCACCTCTGCTTCTACGAAGTCGAATTGACTGCTCCCCTCCCGTAG
- a CDS encoding RNA-guided endonuclease InsQ/TnpB family protein: MSSWACTALLAEWDRCRWIWNECVARSKKAHRDGEKCGPARLDRMLTEARAVTPWLAEGASMPQQQLIRDFGKSRAKALKDIKDRLPQRQRAGMPKHKRKREADPTLNYTRRGFRLKDRRLHLVGGIVLTVVWSRELPAEPSSVRVYRDSIGHWYASFVVRTEVQPLPATGAVIGVDWGVKETATTTSDAHDLSHAEHGRKTQAKLSRYDRMMARRRPAKGEPASKGYRKAKMLRAKACKKVARQRQDTGRKWAKKVVTDHDAMAVEDFRPKFLARTPMARKAADAAIGATKRALIEMGRKHGRDVRLVHPAYTTMDCGRCGARAKHALPLSERTYTCIECGAMSSRDRNSARVMLVRAGLNPVGAEGARPPGALLQEAA; this comes from the coding sequence ATGTCGTCGTGGGCTTGCACGGCGCTCCTGGCGGAGTGGGACCGCTGCCGGTGGATCTGGAACGAGTGCGTCGCCCGCTCGAAGAAGGCCCACCGTGATGGGGAGAAGTGCGGCCCGGCCCGGCTTGACCGGATGCTGACCGAGGCCCGTGCCGTCACACCGTGGCTGGCTGAGGGCGCGTCGATGCCGCAGCAGCAGCTCATCCGTGACTTCGGCAAGTCTCGCGCGAAGGCACTCAAGGACATTAAGGACCGCTTGCCGCAGCGGCAGCGGGCCGGGATGCCGAAACACAAGAGGAAGCGCGAGGCTGACCCCACACTCAACTACACGCGCCGTGGCTTTCGACTCAAGGACAGACGCTTGCACCTCGTGGGCGGCATCGTCCTGACAGTGGTGTGGTCACGTGAGTTGCCCGCTGAGCCGTCCAGCGTGCGGGTGTACCGGGACAGCATCGGTCACTGGTACGCCTCGTTCGTCGTGCGCACCGAAGTCCAGCCGCTTCCGGCTACCGGCGCAGTGATCGGCGTCGACTGGGGTGTGAAGGAGACCGCCACCACCACGTCGGACGCCCACGACCTCTCGCATGCTGAGCACGGCAGGAAGACCCAGGCGAAACTGTCACGGTACGACCGGATGATGGCTCGCCGTAGACCCGCAAAAGGAGAGCCGGCCTCCAAGGGCTACCGCAAGGCGAAGATGCTGCGCGCCAAGGCGTGCAAGAAGGTGGCCCGCCAGCGACAGGACACCGGACGCAAGTGGGCAAAGAAGGTTGTGACTGACCACGATGCCATGGCGGTGGAGGACTTCCGCCCAAAGTTCCTGGCCAGGACCCCCATGGCCCGTAAGGCGGCTGATGCCGCGATCGGAGCCACCAAACGCGCTCTGATCGAGATGGGCCGCAAGCACGGGCGCGATGTTCGGCTCGTGCACCCCGCGTACACAACCATGGATTGCGGTCGATGCGGAGCGAGAGCCAAGCACGCGCTGCCGCTGTCGGAACGTACCTATACCTGCATCGAGTGCGGAGCCATGTCCTCCAGGGACAGGAACTCCGCCCGCGTGATGCTCGTCCGGGCTGGTCTGAACCCGGTTGGCGCCGAGGGCGCAAGACCTCCTGGAGCGCTGCTCCAGGAGGCAGCCTGA
- a CDS encoding alpha/beta fold hydrolase, which produces MDKNTKSADGTSIAYETSGDGPAVILVSGAMSTGGTVAPLAVPLSKHFRVAVYDRRGRGASGAASPYAVEREVEDLAALIDALGGEAALYGTSSGGALVLRAAASGLPVRQVAVYEVPFAVYEGGAQERAEYTERLTAALDEGRRGDAVELFLRLTGMAEQMIQGARQSPMWAGMETIAPSLAHDNAVMGDGLVPRDRLASITAPVLAVAGSASPAWMHEAARAVARTAPGGSYRSLEGQTHMVEPDVLAPVLTEFFAK; this is translated from the coding sequence ATGGATAAGAACACCAAGTCGGCCGACGGCACCTCCATCGCGTACGAGACCAGCGGTGACGGCCCGGCGGTGATCCTCGTCAGTGGGGCGATGTCCACCGGGGGCACGGTGGCGCCGCTGGCCGTGCCCCTGTCGAAGCACTTCAGAGTGGCCGTGTACGACCGCCGCGGGCGCGGCGCGAGCGGTGCGGCCTCGCCGTACGCCGTGGAGCGCGAGGTCGAGGATCTCGCCGCGCTCATCGACGCGCTGGGCGGCGAGGCGGCGCTGTACGGCACCTCCTCGGGCGGCGCGCTGGTGCTCCGGGCGGCGGCGAGCGGGCTGCCGGTGCGTCAGGTCGCGGTCTACGAGGTGCCGTTCGCCGTGTACGAGGGCGGTGCGCAGGAGCGCGCGGAGTACACCGAGCGGCTGACGGCGGCGCTGGACGAGGGCCGCCGCGGGGACGCCGTCGAGCTGTTCCTGCGGCTGACCGGGATGGCCGAGCAGATGATCCAGGGCGCCCGCCAGTCCCCCATGTGGGCCGGGATGGAGACGATCGCGCCGAGCCTCGCCCACGACAACGCCGTCATGGGCGACGGTCTGGTGCCCCGGGACCGGCTCGCGTCGATCACCGCGCCGGTGCTGGCCGTCGCGGGCAGCGCGAGCCCCGCGTGGATGCACGAGGCGGCGCGGGCGGTCGCACGGACGGCGCCCGGCGGGTCGTACCGGAGCCTGGAGGGACAGACCCACATGGTGGAGCCGGACGTGCTGGCGCCGGTGCTGACGGAGTTCTTCGCGAAGTGA
- the mnmA gene encoding tRNA 2-thiouridine(34) synthase MnmA → MTDTAQPSRPLRVLAAMSGGVDSAVAAARAAEAGHDVTGVHLALSANPQSFRTGARGCCTIEDSRDARRAADVIGIPFYVWDLADRFREDVVEDFIAEYEAGRTPNPCLRCNEKIKFAALLDKALALGFDAVCTGHYATVVLNDDGTRELHRASDMAKDQSYVLGVLDEKQLAHAMFPLGDTLTTKDEIRAEAERRGLAVAKKPDSHDICFIADGDTQGFLAHRLGKAEGDIVDESGAKLGTHEGAFGFTIGQRKGLRIGTPAPDGKPRYVLDISPVNNTVTVGPAASLDVVALTAIKPRWCGAAPTGPGTYTAQLRAHGGETEVTAELIDGSLEVTFTEPVRGVAPGQAIVLYDDTRVVGSATIASTVRATPTAV, encoded by the coding sequence ATGACTGACACCGCGCAGCCCTCCCGCCCCCTCCGCGTCCTCGCCGCCATGTCCGGCGGGGTCGACTCCGCCGTCGCCGCCGCCCGCGCGGCCGAAGCGGGTCACGACGTGACCGGCGTCCACCTCGCGCTCTCCGCGAACCCTCAATCCTTCCGCACGGGCGCGCGGGGCTGTTGCACCATCGAGGACTCCCGTGACGCCCGCCGCGCCGCCGACGTCATCGGCATCCCGTTCTACGTGTGGGACCTCGCCGACCGCTTCCGCGAGGACGTCGTCGAGGACTTCATCGCGGAGTACGAGGCCGGCCGCACCCCGAACCCGTGCCTGCGCTGCAACGAGAAGATCAAGTTCGCGGCACTCCTCGACAAGGCGCTGGCCCTCGGCTTCGACGCCGTCTGCACCGGCCACTACGCCACCGTCGTGCTGAACGACGACGGCACCCGTGAGCTGCACCGTGCCTCCGACATGGCCAAGGACCAGTCGTACGTCCTCGGCGTCCTGGACGAGAAGCAGCTGGCGCACGCGATGTTCCCGCTCGGCGACACGCTGACCACGAAGGACGAGATCCGCGCGGAGGCCGAGCGGCGTGGCCTCGCGGTCGCGAAGAAGCCCGACTCGCACGACATCTGCTTCATCGCCGACGGCGACACCCAGGGCTTCCTCGCGCACCGGCTCGGCAAGGCCGAGGGCGACATCGTCGACGAGTCCGGCGCCAAGCTCGGCACGCACGAGGGCGCGTTCGGCTTCACCATCGGCCAGCGCAAGGGCCTGCGCATCGGCACCCCGGCCCCCGACGGCAAGCCGCGCTACGTCCTCGACATCTCGCCGGTGAACAACACGGTGACGGTCGGCCCGGCGGCCTCCCTGGACGTCGTCGCCCTCACCGCCATCAAGCCCCGCTGGTGCGGCGCCGCCCCGACCGGCCCCGGTACCTACACCGCCCAGCTGCGCGCCCACGGCGGCGAGACCGAGGTGACCGCCGAGCTGATCGACGGCTCCCTGGAGGTCACCTTCACCGAGCCCGTCCGCGGCGTGGCCCCCGGCCAGGCGATCGTCCTGTACGACGACACGCGCGTGGTGGGCTCGGCGACGATCGCGTCCACGGTACGGGCGACACCGACGGCGGTCTGA
- a CDS encoding N-acetylmuramoyl-L-alanine amidase, with product MGQRKAPKDGDRKVGRRALLIGGTAAAVGSAVLARDELARLWWRVPGVEKPRKEGEVDFAGARWVAASDANWRRADRPDDYGIDMVVIHVTQGSFDSAVKVFQDPEHGAAAHYIVRKDGHITQMIRELDVAYHAGNRDYNERSVGIEHEGFVERPQDLTDEMYEASARLTARICARYDIPVDREHIIGHVEVPGTDHTDPGKHWDWDRYMKLVRTARTAPA from the coding sequence ATGGGACAGCGGAAGGCTCCGAAGGACGGCGACCGGAAGGTCGGGCGTCGTGCGTTGCTCATCGGCGGGACGGCGGCCGCGGTGGGCTCGGCCGTGCTGGCCCGGGACGAGCTGGCGCGCCTGTGGTGGCGGGTGCCTGGCGTGGAGAAGCCGCGCAAGGAGGGCGAGGTCGACTTCGCGGGCGCGCGCTGGGTGGCGGCGTCGGACGCGAACTGGCGGCGGGCGGACCGGCCCGACGACTACGGCATAGACATGGTGGTCATCCATGTCACCCAGGGCAGCTTCGACAGCGCGGTGAAGGTGTTCCAGGACCCGGAGCACGGGGCGGCCGCCCACTACATCGTCCGCAAGGACGGCCACATCACGCAGATGATCCGCGAGCTGGACGTGGCGTACCACGCGGGCAACCGCGACTACAACGAACGCAGTGTCGGCATCGAGCACGAGGGCTTCGTGGAGCGCCCGCAGGACCTCACGGACGAGATGTACGAGGCATCGGCCCGGCTGACGGCCCGGATATGCGCGCGCTACGACATCCCCGTCGACCGCGAGCACATCATCGGGCACGTGGAGGTGCCGGGCACCGACCACACGGACCCCGGAAAGCACTGGGACTGGGACCGGTACATGAAGCTCGTACGGACGGCACGCACGGCGCCCGCATAG
- a CDS encoding cysteine desulfurase family protein, with protein MAYLDHAATTPMLPEAAEALTAQLSVTGNASSLHASGRRARRTVEEARETLAESLGARPSEVVLTSGGTEADNLAVKGLYWSRRDADPARTRTRVLASPVEHHAVLDAVHWLGEHEGATIEYLPVDSHGRVHPDALREAIARDPHDVALATVMWANNEIGTVMPIRELADVAAEFDVPLHADAVQAFGQVPVDFAASGLAAMTVSGHKIGGPYGIGALLLGRDQTPVPVLHGGGQERHVRSGTLDVPAIASFAVAGRLAAEQREWFAREIGALRDSLVEAVRTAVPDAILGGDPAPDGRLPANAHFTFPGCEGDSLLLLLDAQGIECSTGSACTAGVAQPSHVLLATGTDPDLARGTLRFSLGHTSTEADVEAVAKAIGPAVERARAAGLT; from the coding sequence ATGGCTTACCTCGACCACGCCGCGACGACCCCCATGCTCCCGGAGGCGGCAGAGGCGCTGACCGCCCAGCTGAGCGTCACGGGCAACGCCTCCTCCCTCCACGCATCCGGCCGCCGCGCGAGGCGCACCGTCGAGGAGGCCCGCGAGACCCTCGCGGAATCGCTCGGCGCCCGCCCCAGCGAGGTCGTGCTGACCTCCGGCGGCACCGAGGCCGACAACCTCGCGGTCAAGGGCCTGTACTGGTCCCGCCGCGACGCCGACCCGGCGAGGACCCGCACCCGCGTCCTGGCCAGCCCCGTCGAACACCACGCCGTCCTCGACGCCGTCCACTGGCTCGGCGAGCACGAGGGCGCCACGATCGAGTACCTCCCGGTCGACTCCCACGGCCGCGTCCACCCCGACGCCCTGCGCGAAGCGATCGCCCGCGACCCCCACGACGTCGCCCTGGCCACCGTGATGTGGGCCAACAACGAGATCGGCACCGTCATGCCGATCCGCGAACTGGCCGACGTGGCAGCCGAGTTCGACGTCCCCCTGCACGCCGACGCCGTCCAGGCCTTCGGCCAGGTACCCGTCGACTTCGCCGCGTCCGGCCTCGCCGCCATGACCGTCTCCGGCCACAAGATCGGCGGCCCGTACGGCATCGGCGCCCTGCTCCTCGGCCGCGACCAGACCCCCGTACCCGTCCTGCACGGCGGCGGCCAGGAGCGCCACGTCCGCTCCGGCACCCTCGACGTCCCCGCCATCGCCTCCTTCGCGGTCGCCGGCCGCCTCGCCGCCGAACAGCGCGAGTGGTTCGCCCGGGAGATCGGCGCCCTGCGCGACTCCCTGGTCGAGGCGGTCCGTACGGCGGTCCCGGACGCGATCCTCGGCGGCGACCCGGCACCCGACGGCCGGCTCCCCGCCAACGCCCACTTCACCTTCCCGGGCTGCGAGGGCGACTCCCTGCTCCTGCTGCTGGACGCCCAGGGCATCGAGTGCTCCACCGGCTCCGCCTGCACCGCGGGAGTCGCCCAGCCCAGCCACGTCCTGCTGGCCACCGGCACCGACCCCGACCTGGCCCGCGGGACCCTGCGCTTCTCCCTCGGCCACACCTCCACGGAGGCCGACGTCGAAGCGGTCGCCAAGGCGATCGGTCCGGCGGTGGAACGGGCGCGGGCCGCCGGTCTGACATAG
- a CDS encoding DUF4190 domain-containing protein, with protein sequence MHLTAPATARPGARSRTRDADGMAVASFILGLLGLLVFNVFLGPTAIVLAAASLWRGTGRKGRAYLGMGLGVADLLVLLAFIQMDSTLSWSF encoded by the coding sequence ATGCATCTCACCGCACCGGCCACCGCCCGCCCCGGCGCGCGCAGCCGCACCCGCGACGCCGACGGCATGGCCGTGGCGTCCTTCATCCTCGGCCTGCTCGGCCTGCTGGTCTTCAACGTGTTCCTCGGCCCGACCGCCATCGTCCTGGCCGCCGCGTCCCTGTGGCGTGGCACCGGCCGCAAGGGCCGGGCGTACCTGGGCATGGGGCTGGGCGTCGCCGACCTGCTGGTCCTGCTGGCGTTCATCCAGATGGACAGCACGCTGTCCTGGAGCTTCTAG
- a CDS encoding DUF3099 domain-containing protein produces MNNCYYNCSPKCNERDRHKRSRRGIRPMLFLVAALLLLGVVLGAVAHAPLAFTVVAAGVIAVWLAVFAARERHARRN; encoded by the coding sequence GTGAACAACTGTTACTACAACTGTTCACCGAAATGTAACGAGAGAGATCGCCACAAGAGATCTCGGAGGGGGATCCGACCCATGCTGTTCCTTGTCGCCGCGCTCCTGCTGCTGGGCGTGGTGCTGGGCGCCGTCGCCCACGCACCGCTCGCCTTCACGGTCGTCGCCGCCGGTGTGATCGCCGTCTGGCTGGCCGTCTTCGCCGCCCGTGAGCGGCACGCCCGCCGCAACTGA